Proteins encoded together in one Aeromonas encheleia window:
- a CDS encoding PilZ domain-containing protein, whose protein sequence is MITSTKERRAFARMLINAPVTLFQHQQVLEGICRDLSANGMGVEVNEHGFDLQQLIRISLATSSNLLPPFEVQARIVRVLEEEKGLLLALEFQSLT, encoded by the coding sequence GTGATCACCAGCACCAAGGAAAGACGCGCCTTCGCGCGCATGCTCATCAATGCCCCGGTCACCCTCTTCCAGCATCAGCAGGTGCTGGAGGGCATCTGCCGGGATCTCAGTGCCAACGGCATGGGCGTTGAGGTGAATGAACACGGCTTCGATCTGCAGCAACTCATCCGCATCAGCCTGGCGACCAGCAGCAACCTGCTGCCACCGTTCGAGGTCCAGGCCCGCATAGTGCGGGTGCTGGAGGAGGAGAAGGGGCTGTTGCTGGCGCTGGAGTTTCAGTCTCTGACCTGA
- the thiB gene encoding thiamine ABC transporter substrate binding subunit has product MKPLLLVAASLLSAQAFAADTLTVYTYSSFAAEWGPGPKIKQAFEQECGCTLNLVALEDGVAILNRLRLEGKHSKADLVLGLDDALVSEAKQSGLFAPHHTDLAALKVPGGWQDDTFVPYDYGYFAFVYDKDKLKQPPKSLKELVERQDIKVIYQDPRTSTPGQGLMLWMKSVYGDQATAAWAQLAKKTVTVTKGWSEAYGMFLDGEADMVLSYTTSPAYHLIAEGKPQYRAAAFEEGHYRQVEVAAKLAGAKQDKLADRFLQFMISPAFQQEIPAGNWMYPVTEVPLPKGFEQMISVARPLSFASDEVAANRKGWIREWLQAVTQ; this is encoded by the coding sequence ATGAAACCCCTTCTGCTGGTTGCCGCCAGCCTGCTCTCGGCCCAAGCCTTCGCGGCCGACACCCTCACCGTCTACACCTACAGCTCCTTCGCCGCCGAATGGGGTCCTGGTCCCAAGATCAAGCAGGCGTTCGAGCAGGAGTGCGGCTGCACCCTCAATCTGGTGGCGCTGGAGGATGGCGTCGCCATCCTCAACCGGCTGCGGCTGGAGGGCAAGCACAGCAAGGCCGACCTGGTGCTGGGGCTGGACGATGCGCTGGTCAGCGAGGCCAAGCAGAGCGGGCTGTTCGCCCCCCATCACACGGACCTGGCCGCACTCAAGGTGCCGGGTGGCTGGCAGGATGACACCTTCGTCCCCTATGACTACGGCTACTTCGCCTTCGTCTACGACAAGGACAAACTCAAGCAGCCCCCCAAGAGCCTGAAAGAGCTGGTCGAGCGCCAGGACATCAAGGTGATCTATCAGGATCCGCGCACCTCCACCCCAGGTCAGGGGCTGATGCTGTGGATGAAGTCGGTCTACGGTGACCAGGCCACCGCCGCCTGGGCCCAGCTCGCCAAGAAGACGGTCACCGTCACCAAGGGCTGGTCCGAGGCCTATGGCATGTTCCTCGATGGTGAGGCCGACATGGTACTCTCCTACACCACCTCCCCCGCCTATCACCTCATCGCCGAGGGCAAGCCCCAGTATCGGGCCGCCGCCTTCGAGGAGGGGCACTACCGCCAGGTGGAGGTGGCCGCCAAGCTGGCAGGCGCCAAGCAAGACAAGCTGGCCGACCGCTTCCTGCAGTTCATGATAAGCCCCGCCTTCCAACAGGAGATCCCCGCCGGCAACTGGATGTATCCGGTGACGGAAGTTCCCCTGCCCAAGGGCTTCGAGCAGATGATCTCGGTAGCCAGGCCGCTGAGCTTTGCCAGTGATGAGGTGGCCGCCAACCGCAAGGGCTGGATCCGCGAGTGGCTGCAAGCCGTCACCCAGTGA
- the thiP gene encoding thiamine/thiamine pyrophosphate ABC transporter permease, which produces MAASRHPVSPSRSLWWLPGSAATALILLLSLGPLAALLWQAGTLPSTLLADPYLRHVLGFSLGQALLSTLLSLGLAIPVARALARRRFPGRRLLLKLFGLSLVLPVIIAIFGIVTVHGGQGWLPQGLRSLGLDPGNYLYGLFGILLAHVFFNMPLAARLILQSIEGIPESSWRLASQLGMRSSHIFRLLEWPLIRGILPGLASLIFMLCFTSFTTVLALGGGPKSTTLEVAVYQALRFDFDLATAGGLALVQLLLTAALLMLQHRLQTTPSSRLSNRRPCLRPDRHQPGTRWLDGAALLLGLAIFLPPLLAILIAGLNPGLLTALRSPQLWQAGGQSLAIALAAGLLATLLGAALLLTSRHLRVRARKRRAAALWEASGSMILMIPAVVLSTGLFIMFMPFTDVFALGPWLVVLVNALMALPYVLRTLSAPMQLVVRQYDRLADSLGVRGLHRLRLVEWPLLRRPLALAMALSMILSLGDLGAIAMFGSQALTTLPWLLYQQLGSYRLTDAAATALLLLILCFSLFWLVERGLGGKNAEH; this is translated from the coding sequence GTGGCTGCAAGCCGTCACCCAGTGAGCCCCTCTCGTTCTCTCTGGTGGCTGCCGGGCAGCGCAGCCACCGCCCTCATCCTGCTGCTGTCGCTGGGCCCCCTCGCCGCCCTGCTGTGGCAGGCGGGGACTCTCCCCAGTACCTTGCTGGCCGACCCCTACCTGCGCCATGTGCTGGGCTTCAGCCTGGGGCAGGCGCTGCTCTCCACCCTGCTGAGCCTGGGGCTGGCCATTCCGGTCGCCCGCGCCCTGGCACGGCGCCGTTTCCCCGGCCGTCGCCTGCTGCTCAAGCTGTTTGGCCTCTCCCTGGTGCTGCCGGTCATCATCGCCATCTTCGGCATAGTCACGGTGCACGGCGGCCAGGGCTGGTTGCCACAGGGGCTGCGCAGCCTGGGGCTGGATCCCGGCAACTACCTGTACGGCCTGTTCGGCATCCTGCTGGCCCACGTGTTCTTCAACATGCCGCTGGCGGCGCGCCTCATCCTGCAGAGCATAGAGGGCATCCCCGAATCGAGCTGGCGCCTCGCCAGCCAGCTTGGCATGCGTTCCTCCCATATCTTCCGGCTGCTGGAGTGGCCGCTCATCCGCGGCATCTTGCCGGGGCTGGCCAGCCTCATCTTCATGCTCTGCTTCACCAGCTTCACCACAGTGCTGGCGCTCGGCGGCGGCCCCAAGTCCACCACCTTGGAGGTGGCCGTCTATCAGGCGCTGCGCTTTGACTTCGATCTCGCCACCGCGGGCGGCTTGGCGCTGGTGCAGCTGCTGCTGACCGCCGCCCTGCTGATGCTGCAACACCGGTTGCAGACCACCCCCTCCAGCCGGCTCAGCAATCGCCGTCCCTGCCTGCGACCGGACCGTCACCAGCCTGGCACCCGCTGGCTGGACGGTGCCGCCCTGCTGCTCGGGCTCGCCATCTTCCTGCCGCCGCTGCTGGCCATCCTGATCGCGGGCCTCAACCCCGGCCTGCTGACGGCCCTGCGCTCACCCCAGCTGTGGCAGGCGGGCGGCCAGTCGCTGGCCATAGCGCTGGCGGCGGGGCTGCTGGCCACCCTGCTCGGCGCCGCCCTGCTGCTCACCAGCCGTCACCTGCGGGTGCGCGCCCGCAAGCGGCGAGCCGCCGCCCTGTGGGAAGCCAGCGGCTCCATGATCCTGATGATCCCGGCGGTGGTACTCTCCACTGGCCTCTTCATCATGTTCATGCCCTTTACTGATGTCTTTGCCCTCGGCCCCTGGCTGGTGGTGCTGGTCAATGCCCTGATGGCGCTGCCCTATGTGCTGCGTACCCTCAGCGCCCCCATGCAGCTGGTGGTGCGCCAGTACGACAGGCTGGCCGACAGCCTGGGGGTGCGCGGCCTGCATCGGCTGCGGCTGGTGGAGTGGCCCTTGCTGCGCCGCCCGCTGGCGCTGGCCATGGCACTCTCCATGATATTGTCCCTGGGAGATCTCGGTGCCATCGCCATGTTTGGCAGCCAGGCGCTTACCACCCTGCCCTGGCTGCTCTATCAACAGCTCGGCAGCTACCGGCTGACCGATGCGGCGGCCACCGCCCTGCTGCTGCTCATTCTGTGTTTCTCCCTGTTCTGGCTGGTAGAGCGGGGGCTTGGAGGAAAAAATGCTGAACATTGA
- the thiQ gene encoding thiamine ABC transporter ATP-binding protein, whose translation MLNIDALATSYPDWRVTFSATLPRGEITALIGPSGAGKSTLLGMIAGFVPVESGRLSFDGVDLLPLGPAERPVTTLFQDHNLFLHLSVFDNIAIGLHPGLRLSQAQREQVKQAAERVGLGEMLARLPEQLSGGQQQRVGLARALVRGKPLLLLDEPFSALDPALRREMLAEVARLACEQGITVLMVSHNPEDAQLIADQVLFVDEGRIALQGTPDILQNSDHPGLLRYLGQ comes from the coding sequence ATGCTGAACATTGATGCCCTGGCGACCAGCTACCCGGATTGGCGGGTGACCTTCAGCGCCACCCTGCCCAGGGGGGAGATCACCGCGCTGATCGGCCCGAGCGGCGCCGGCAAGTCCACCCTGCTCGGCATGATCGCCGGTTTCGTGCCGGTAGAGTCCGGTCGCCTCAGCTTCGATGGCGTCGATCTGCTGCCGCTCGGCCCCGCCGAGCGCCCGGTCACCACCCTGTTTCAGGATCACAACCTGTTCCTGCACCTGTCGGTGTTCGACAACATCGCCATCGGCCTGCACCCTGGTCTGCGCCTGAGCCAGGCCCAGCGCGAGCAGGTGAAACAGGCCGCAGAGCGGGTGGGCCTTGGCGAGATGCTGGCGCGGCTGCCGGAGCAGCTCTCCGGCGGCCAGCAGCAGCGGGTGGGGCTGGCCCGCGCCCTGGTGCGCGGCAAGCCGTTGCTGCTGCTGGATGAACCCTTCTCGGCCCTGGATCCGGCCCTGCGCCGGGAGATGCTGGCGGAGGTGGCCAGGCTCGCCTGCGAGCAGGGCATCACTGTGCTGATGGTCTCCCACAATCCGGAGGATGCCCAGCTCATCGCCGATCAGGTGCTGTTCGTCGACGAGGGGCGCATCGCCCTGCAGGGCACCCCGGATATCCTGCAAAACAGCGATCACCCGGGACTGCTGCGTTACCTTGGTCAATAG
- a CDS encoding PhoH family protein: protein MDNTDRKLFILDTNVLLHEPLAIYSFKEHDVLIPMTVLEELDNIKDRQKDVSRDARVAIRALEDVFRDANPEQIVQGVALAGEASGHISIFSDHHLPQDAEVFTDKEADNRIINAALYLQKHEMKRQVVLVTKDINMRLKAKGAGLAHVEDYRSDQLIDDIRLLAKGFQVVPGSFWERVGECDSETHGRDTVHVIDSKLLEGVHVNQYLLDEENFFAARVLSNDGHKIRLKDLGRERLMSRKAWGVHPKNIYQGMALDALLDPHIDLVILTGPAGCGKTLLAMAAALELVIEKGIYEKVIVTRNTPEIAESIGFLPGTEEEKMMPWLAAVTDTLEVLHKQDENMSGSLSYIMEKANIQFKSVNFMRGRSIQNTFVLLDECQNLTASQIKTIITRCGEGTKIVCSGNLAQIDSNYLSPVTSGLTYIVERFKDFDGSANIFLNGVVRSKLASFAEENL, encoded by the coding sequence ATGGACAATACGGACCGAAAGCTGTTTATCCTGGATACCAACGTTCTGCTTCACGAACCCCTCGCCATCTACTCCTTCAAAGAGCACGACGTGCTCATCCCCATGACGGTGCTGGAAGAGCTCGACAACATCAAGGATCGTCAGAAAGACGTCAGCCGTGATGCGCGGGTCGCCATCCGTGCGCTGGAAGACGTGTTCCGTGACGCCAACCCTGAGCAGATAGTGCAAGGGGTGGCGCTGGCGGGTGAGGCGAGCGGTCATATCTCCATCTTCAGTGATCACCATCTGCCCCAGGATGCCGAGGTGTTCACCGACAAGGAGGCCGACAACCGCATCATCAACGCGGCCCTTTATCTGCAAAAGCACGAGATGAAACGCCAGGTGGTGCTGGTGACCAAGGACATCAACATGCGCCTCAAGGCCAAGGGGGCCGGTCTGGCGCATGTGGAAGACTATCGCAGCGACCAGCTGATCGACGATATCCGGCTGCTGGCCAAGGGCTTCCAGGTGGTGCCGGGCAGCTTCTGGGAGCGGGTCGGCGAGTGCGACAGCGAGACCCATGGTCGCGACACCGTCCACGTGATCGACTCGAAACTGCTGGAGGGGGTGCACGTCAATCAGTACCTGCTGGACGAGGAGAACTTCTTCGCCGCCAGGGTATTGAGCAACGATGGTCATAAGATCCGCCTCAAGGATCTGGGCCGTGAGCGGTTGATGTCGCGCAAGGCCTGGGGCGTGCATCCCAAGAACATCTATCAGGGCATGGCGCTCGACGCCTTGCTCGATCCGCACATCGATCTGGTGATCCTGACCGGCCCGGCGGGCTGCGGCAAGACCTTGCTGGCCATGGCGGCGGCGCTGGAGCTGGTGATCGAGAAGGGGATCTACGAGAAGGTGATCGTCACCCGCAACACCCCTGAGATCGCCGAGAGCATCGGCTTCCTGCCCGGCACCGAGGAGGAGAAGATGATGCCCTGGCTGGCGGCGGTGACCGACACCCTGGAGGTGCTGCACAAGCAGGACGAGAACATGAGCGGCTCCCTCAGCTACATCATGGAGAAGGCCAACATCCAGTTCAAGTCGGTCAACTTCATGCGCGGGCGCAGCATCCAGAACACCTTCGTGCTGCTGGACGAGTGCCAGAACCTGACCGCGTCCCAGATCAAGACCATCATCACCCGTTGTGGCGAGGGCACCAAGATCGTCTGCTCCGGCAACCTGGCCCAGATTGACTCCAATTATCTGAGCCCGGTGACCTCGGGTCTGACCTATATAGTCGAGCGGTTCAAGGATTTCGATGGCAGTGCCAACATCTTCCTGAACGGGGTGGTGCGCAGCAAGCTCGCCTCCTTCGCCGAGGAAAATCTCTGA
- a CDS encoding TSCPD domain-containing protein: MVKKIDKKIVAYKVRTKDEPQEALAPQDDVVHMHETVLRPERLMGTTYKLKTPEHVSEHSLFITINDIILNEGTVHETRRPFEIFINSKSLEHYQWIVALTRIISAVFRKGGDVTFLVEELRSVFDPKGGYWNKGKYVPSLIAEIGNVIETHLTEIGMLKPVGLDEHQQAFLAEKQAELQAEQHSQEQQAGSGFPANAALCYKCHSKALVLKDGCMTCLNCGDSKCG, encoded by the coding sequence ATGGTCAAGAAGATCGACAAGAAAATCGTCGCCTACAAGGTGCGTACCAAGGATGAGCCGCAGGAAGCGCTGGCTCCCCAGGATGACGTGGTGCACATGCATGAGACTGTGCTGCGCCCGGAGCGCTTGATGGGCACCACCTATAAGCTGAAGACGCCGGAGCATGTCTCCGAACACTCGCTGTTCATCACCATCAACGACATCATTCTCAACGAGGGCACCGTCCACGAGACGCGCCGCCCGTTCGAGATCTTCATCAACTCCAAGAGCCTGGAGCACTATCAATGGATAGTGGCGCTGACCCGCATCATCTCGGCGGTGTTCCGCAAGGGCGGGGATGTCACCTTCCTGGTGGAGGAGCTGAGATCCGTGTTCGATCCCAAGGGCGGTTACTGGAACAAGGGCAAGTATGTTCCCTCCCTGATCGCCGAAATTGGCAACGTGATCGAGACTCACCTCACCGAGATCGGCATGCTCAAGCCGGTCGGGCTGGATGAACACCAGCAGGCGTTCCTGGCCGAGAAGCAGGCCGAGTTGCAAGCCGAGCAACACAGCCAGGAGCAGCAGGCCGGCAGCGGCTTCCCGGCCAATGCGGCGCTCTGCTACAAGTGCCACAGCAAGGCGCTGGTGCTCAAGGATGGCTGCATGACCTGCCTCAACTGCGGCGATTCGAAGTGTGGCTAA
- a CDS encoding adenosylcobalamin-dependent ribonucleoside-diphosphate reductase, which translates to MAKSNPVLETELGTGLIPMQETSLEIWDSKYRLKSKDGAPIDGSIDETYQRVARALAEQEREPDAWYESFLWALRNGAIPAGRITSNAGAFEHKPATSTINCTVSGTIEDSMDDILGKVHEAGLTLKAGCGIGYDFSTLRPRGAFVSGAGAYTSGPLSFMDIYDKMCFTVSSAGGRRGAQMGTMDIRHPDVIEFIQAKREDGRLRQFNLSLLITEDFVKAVKEDAPWQLIFPYTAKEVEQDGIALDDPDVVFWADWPNKEGVVINALGQVACKVYKTLPARKLWNVIMTSTYDYAEPGFILIDKVNQMNNNWFCEEIRATNPCGEQPLPPYGACLLGSVNLTKFVREPFTERATFDWQAFRKVVAIFTRMLDNVVEINQLPLPKQREEITAKRRHGMGFLGLGSTLTMLQIKYGSATSAAFTEQVSQELAMTGWQESLRLAKEKGPAPIMEQEFEVTGKMLRLRPEMAADGIKVGDRLKGKVLHARYSRYMQQVAEVDPVLVAELAEVGGRFTHHSSIAPTGTISLSLANNASNGIEPSFAHHYSRNVIKPGKKSKESVDVYSFELLAYRELINRAAMPHGEEEGTRLPDYFITADDISPAQHVDIQAAAQRWIDSSISKTANVPTDFPFEQFKDIYMYASDSGLKGCTTFRFNPEAFQGVLVKEKDLENTQYEFTLEDGSVITVRGNEEIEYDGELHTAANLYDALKEGYYGKF; encoded by the coding sequence ATGGCTAAATCCAACCCCGTGCTAGAGACCGAACTCGGCACCGGCCTCATCCCCATGCAGGAAACCTCCCTCGAGATCTGGGACAGCAAGTATCGTCTCAAGAGCAAGGATGGGGCCCCCATCGATGGCTCCATTGACGAGACCTACCAGCGGGTCGCCCGTGCCCTGGCCGAGCAAGAGCGCGAGCCTGATGCCTGGTATGAGTCTTTCCTGTGGGCGCTGCGCAATGGCGCCATCCCGGCGGGCCGGATCACCTCCAACGCGGGGGCCTTCGAGCACAAACCCGCTACCTCGACCATCAACTGTACTGTCTCCGGCACCATCGAGGATTCGATGGATGACATTCTCGGCAAGGTGCACGAGGCGGGGCTGACCCTGAAGGCGGGTTGCGGCATCGGCTACGACTTCTCGACCCTGCGCCCGCGTGGCGCCTTCGTCTCCGGCGCCGGAGCCTATACCTCGGGCCCGCTCTCCTTCATGGATATCTACGACAAGATGTGTTTCACCGTCTCGTCGGCCGGTGGGCGGCGCGGCGCCCAGATGGGCACCATGGATATCCGTCACCCCGATGTGATCGAATTCATCCAGGCCAAGCGGGAAGATGGCCGTCTGCGTCAGTTCAACCTCTCCCTGCTCATCACCGAAGACTTCGTCAAGGCGGTGAAGGAGGATGCCCCCTGGCAGTTGATCTTCCCCTACACGGCCAAAGAGGTGGAGCAGGACGGCATAGCGCTGGATGATCCCGACGTGGTGTTCTGGGCCGACTGGCCCAACAAGGAAGGGGTGGTCATCAACGCGCTGGGCCAGGTGGCCTGCAAGGTCTACAAGACCCTGCCGGCGCGCAAGCTGTGGAACGTCATCATGACCTCCACCTACGACTATGCGGAGCCCGGTTTCATCCTGATCGACAAGGTCAATCAGATGAACAACAACTGGTTCTGCGAAGAGATCCGTGCCACCAACCCCTGTGGCGAGCAGCCCTTGCCCCCCTATGGCGCCTGCCTGCTGGGCTCGGTCAACCTGACCAAGTTTGTGCGCGAGCCCTTCACCGAGCGGGCCACCTTCGACTGGCAGGCGTTTCGCAAGGTGGTGGCCATCTTCACCCGCATGCTGGACAACGTGGTGGAGATCAACCAGCTGCCCTTGCCCAAGCAGCGCGAGGAGATCACAGCCAAGCGTCGTCACGGCATGGGCTTCCTCGGTCTTGGCTCGACCCTCACCATGCTGCAGATAAAGTACGGCTCAGCCACCTCCGCCGCCTTCACCGAGCAGGTTTCTCAGGAGCTGGCCATGACCGGCTGGCAGGAGTCTCTGCGTCTGGCGAAAGAGAAGGGCCCGGCGCCCATCATGGAGCAGGAGTTCGAGGTGACCGGCAAGATGTTGCGCCTGCGTCCGGAGATGGCGGCCGATGGTATCAAGGTCGGCGACAGGCTCAAGGGCAAGGTGCTGCACGCGCGCTACAGCCGCTACATGCAGCAGGTGGCCGAGGTGGATCCCGTCCTGGTGGCCGAGCTGGCCGAGGTGGGAGGACGTTTTACCCATCACAGCAGCATAGCACCGACCGGTACCATCTCCTTGTCGCTGGCCAATAACGCCAGCAACGGCATAGAGCCGAGCTTCGCCCACCACTACAGTCGCAACGTCATCAAGCCGGGCAAGAAGAGCAAGGAGAGTGTGGATGTCTACTCCTTCGAGCTGCTGGCCTATCGCGAGCTGATCAACCGGGCTGCCATGCCCCATGGTGAAGAGGAAGGGACCCGCCTGCCGGATTACTTCATCACCGCCGACGACATCAGCCCGGCCCAGCACGTGGACATTCAGGCGGCGGCCCAGCGCTGGATCGACTCCTCCATCTCCAAGACCGCCAATGTGCCGACCGACTTCCCGTTCGAGCAGTTCAAGGACATCTACATGTATGCCTCGGACTCGGGGTTGAAGGGTTGTACCACCTTCCGCTTCAACCCTGAGGCCTTCCAGGGGGTGCTGGTGAAGGAGAAGGATCTGGAGAACACTCAGTACGAGTTCACCCTGGAGGATGGCTCCGTCATCACGGTCAGGGGCAACGAAGAGATTGAATACGATGGCGAGCTGCACACCGCCGCCAACCTCTATGACGCCTTGAAAGAAGGCTATTACGGTAAATTCTGA
- a CDS encoding pullulanase — MFKRTVTMILAAGTLVLGGCASSGGAEQGADNSDFGGKSIYLRGEMNDWMATDESKVVKVADKLYMAKGTLKKEWAPYKFKFADSGWSCGTNFGHKSPSDGVAVLGGEAVPVNPCSKYEDMKFSPEVDGVYEFYLNMAGETPSVYVKKP; from the coding sequence ATGTTCAAGAGAACAGTAACGATGATACTGGCGGCGGGAACCCTGGTATTAGGTGGTTGTGCATCCAGTGGTGGTGCGGAGCAAGGGGCGGATAACAGCGACTTCGGTGGCAAGTCCATCTACCTGCGCGGGGAGATGAATGACTGGATGGCGACCGATGAGAGCAAGGTGGTCAAGGTCGCCGACAAGCTGTACATGGCCAAAGGCACACTCAAGAAAGAGTGGGCGCCCTACAAGTTCAAGTTCGCTGACTCGGGCTGGAGCTGTGGCACCAACTTCGGCCACAAGAGCCCGAGTGACGGCGTCGCTGTGCTGGGCGGTGAGGCCGTACCGGTCAATCCCTGCTCCAAGTATGAGGACATGAAGTTCTCACCTGAGGTGGATGGGGTCTACGAGTTCTATCTGAATATGGCCGGTGAGACGCCAAGCGTTTACGTCAAGAAGCCCTGA